CCTTGTAAATGGCATTCATCGATAAAGGCTTTAAGACCATTAGCGTCGCCAAAGCGATAGGTAGGCGCAAATAAGCCGACAGGTTGATAACCCCAAGAACCGTCAAATGGATACTCACTGATCGGCATCAATTGCAAATGGGTAAAGCCCATTTCTTTGACATACGGCACCAGTTCGGCAATGAGCTGTGAATAATCGGTGTAATCTTGACCGTCATCACCACTACGACGCCATGAGGCTAATTGCACTTCATAAATAGACATAGGTTGAGCATGAGGCTCACGGCTAGCTCGTTCAGTTAACCATTCGCCATCTTGCCAGTCATAGTGATCAAGATTAGGGACTTTTGACGCATTGTGCGGCGACGGTTGCATAGCAACGGCATAGGGATCAGATTTAATAATCTCATTGCCATGAACATCGCAAATAGCGAACTTATAGTGTTGATCAGGTTCAACATCTGCAATAAAAATATCCCACAACCCACTCGCAGGATGGTGGCGCAACACATGGCGTTTTTTGTCCCATAAGTTAAAATCGCCCACCACAGCCACTTGCTTGGCATTTGGCGCCCACACACAAAAATGCACACCTTTAACATCATGATGCTCGCGCCAGTTAGCCCCTTGAAAATGATAAGTTTGTAACTGACTACCTTCACCGAATAAATACACATCATCAGGATTGAGTAAACTGTCAAACTGATAAGGATCATTGATGAGCTGCTCACACAGTGGGTATTGCACTCGCAATAAGTAAGCAAAAGGTTTCACTCTGCGGCCCATTTTACCGGCAAACAAACCTTGTTGATTAACCTGTTCAAGACTGGCCACTTTACGGAGATCTTTTGCGTTTAACACATCGATACTCAGTGCACCGGGAAGTAAGCAACGAACAATTAATCCTTTATTATCACTACTACTGTGCATACCAAGTAATGAAAACACGTCAGTGTACTCACCATTTAATAAGGCTATTTCACTATCTTGCTGAAAATACGGGGTCGCTACAGTCATAATCAGTGATCCATTAATGGCCGAGTGTATCGGATGAGGGAATGTTTACAGCACTAACGCTGCTTCGGGCGTTGCTGCGAGGTTGTCGTGCACAAGCTATCGCTTCAAGACGTTGTTGTACTTTAGGACTTTGGGACATTTGCTTAATAGACAAAGGTAACCTGCGCTGCCAGTTAGGGAACTCTTTCCAAGTACCAGGAATATTAACCCCATGCTTATCAGCGACTAAGTCACTTAATTGCACACTAAACAATTGTGCATTGCCTTTGGCGGCAACACTTATCCAAGCCAGTAACACACTGTCAAACTCTAATTCATCCACTGAAGATGTGGGCAGTGGTAACTCAAACCCATGTTCGCGGATAAGTAAATCGACTAATTGAATTTTTTCTTGCTGACGCTGCGCTAAAAGCTGCTGTAATTTATCATCGGTTTCGATCAAATTAAGCTGACGTCGTAGACGTAAATCGTCGCCAGACCACCAGGCAAATAATGTAGGAACATCATGATTAGCTAGCATCATCAAGCTCTGGCGCTTGTGTTCTTGTGGAGACTTGAAGCCGTGATAATCTTTACAGAAATAGAATAATTCGTTCGAAAAAATACCCGCGTCACGCAAACAAGCCACTATTTCTGGCGGAACTATGCCTAAGTCCTCACCAATAACGACACAACGCGCTCGTTGGCTTTCTAAACACACAATAGCTAATAAGGTTTCAAGCGGGTAATAGACATAGCTGCCATTGCCTAAATCGTCCTGTAACGGCCACCACCATAGACGCAGCAACCCCATGACATGGTCGATCCTCAAGGCTCCGCAACTTTGCATATTACTGCGAACCAGTTGGATAAAGTGGCTAAAGTCATGTTGTTTTAGTTTGACAGGATCAAATGGAGTTAAGCCCCAATTTTGGCCTTGCTCGGCAAACGGATCTGGCGGCGCGCCGATACTGGCGTTATCGCCAAAAAAATCAACATTTGCACTCACCTCCGCCCCATGGCTAATGGCACCAACAGCTAAATCACGGATCAGTCCAATACTCATGCCGCACTGCTTCGCATTAAGCTGACAAGCTTGTAATTGCTCATTGGCAATGAACTGTAAATATAAATAAAACCCAGCATCATGAGTGAAATTTTTAGATGCCAATTTCAATTCCATGGCGACAAATTGCATTAATGCAACGTTATCTTGTTCTATGAATGCCAAATACTCTTTAAATCTGGGGGTTTCATACTTAACATGGTCCAAGCAAAATATTTGATACAGTTTTTCAAATGCAGCATATTTTAACTGCTGAACTTCATCATAGTTAATCAAATGCGCTTGATTGAGGATCTGTCTTTTTTGTTGCCATTTTTGTGATAATAACTCCCCATCAAGGGCGTTATATTCACCAACGGCTTCAATTTGT
The Shewanella vesiculosa DNA segment above includes these coding regions:
- the malQ gene encoding 4-alpha-glucanotransferase, with translation MELEKLLYLQGVGAEFIDCFGNLVHIPAKDRQGILTTMLLPSSGHQHAFSRHSEALCHLNESYHQPLSESQVAAKISQLDIQPWLKPLHNFQWCLIDKPHVDIYLPERDSGAFSIKIHSENTQSISISAQVNDCIVVGEYHINGQRYCQYRLFFVHPSLQLGYYSLSLSFINDPAHPDVLHGQLMVSPSMAYQGRLAQTDKQFWGLNAQLYALRNDAQWGIGDFGNLAELIDYAAHAGADFILLNPLHALDISQPDNPSPYSPTDRRRLNPLYIQIEAVGEYNALDGELLSQKWQQKRQILNQAHLINYDEVQQLKYAAFEKLYQIFCLDHVKYETPRFKEYLAFIEQDNVALMQFVAMELKLASKNFTHDAGFYLYLQFIANEQLQACQLNAKQCGMSIGLIRDLAVGAISHGAEVSANVDFFGDNASIGAPPDPFAEQGQNWGLTPFDPVKLKQHDFSHFIQLVRSNMQSCGALRIDHVMGLLRLWWWPLQDDLGNGSYVYYPLETLLAIVCLESQRARCVVIGEDLGIVPPEIVACLRDAGIFSNELFYFCKDYHGFKSPQEHKRQSLMMLANHDVPTLFAWWSGDDLRLRRQLNLIETDDKLQQLLAQRQQEKIQLVDLLIREHGFELPLPTSSVDELEFDSVLLAWISVAAKGNAQLFSVQLSDLVADKHGVNIPGTWKEFPNWQRRLPLSIKQMSQSPKVQQRLEAIACARQPRSNARSSVSAVNIPSSDTLGH